The following are encoded together in the Bradyrhizobium sp. CCGUVB1N3 genome:
- a CDS encoding alkaline phosphatase — protein sequence MKIKFSRRQFLSTSAGALGAIAMPYVSRAADRPVITHGVQSGDVTVDGGVVWARADRPSQMLVEVATTDSFKNARALPPIAALPESDFTAKMLVENLPGGQDIFYRVRFRDLSHTAVESEPVVGRFRTAPTDRRDVSFVWGGDVAGQGWGINPDDGGMFTFSAMHKHRPDFFLHSGDTIYADGVIPSEVKLADGKTWKNVTIPEKAKVAETLDEFRAAHKYNFTDDNVRAFNAEVPIFVQWDDHEVTNNWSASKDLPAAYKERNITLLAARAARAFHEMYPMRESIVEPGRVYRQISYGPHLDVFMLDERSYRGPNGPNLETEYGPASYFLGPDQMAWLKRGLLNSRATWRVIASDMPLSILVYDDAANKKGSEAFAQGDGPVRGREFEIADLLRFIKMAPIRNTVWLTADVHYTAANYYNPDKAQFQEFEPFWEFVSGPLHAGTFGPGEMDNTFGPEVRFVKAPGLDKQNLPPSAGMQFFGHVKIDGASGQMTVTLRDRADVALWSTTLDPKLA from the coding sequence ATGAAAATCAAATTCTCCCGCCGCCAATTCCTCTCCACCAGCGCCGGTGCGCTCGGCGCGATCGCGATGCCCTATGTGTCGCGCGCGGCCGACCGGCCCGTGATCACCCACGGCGTGCAGTCCGGTGACGTCACGGTCGACGGTGGCGTGGTCTGGGCGCGCGCGGATCGTCCCTCGCAGATGCTGGTCGAGGTGGCGACAACCGATAGCTTCAAGAATGCCCGCGCGCTGCCGCCGATCGCGGCGCTGCCCGAGAGCGATTTCACAGCGAAGATGCTGGTCGAAAATCTGCCCGGCGGTCAGGACATCTTCTACCGCGTCCGCTTCCGCGACCTCTCCCATACCGCGGTCGAGAGCGAGCCGGTGGTCGGCCGCTTCCGCACCGCGCCCACTGACCGCCGCGACGTCAGCTTCGTCTGGGGCGGCGACGTTGCCGGCCAGGGCTGGGGCATCAACCCCGATGACGGCGGCATGTTCACCTTCTCGGCCATGCACAAGCACCGCCCGGACTTCTTCCTGCATTCCGGCGACACGATCTATGCCGACGGCGTGATCCCCTCCGAGGTGAAGCTTGCCGACGGCAAGACCTGGAAGAACGTCACCATCCCCGAGAAGGCCAAGGTCGCCGAGACGCTCGATGAGTTCCGCGCCGCGCACAAATATAATTTCACCGACGACAATGTCCGCGCCTTCAATGCCGAGGTGCCGATCTTCGTGCAATGGGACGACCACGAGGTGACCAACAACTGGTCGGCCTCGAAGGATCTGCCCGCCGCCTACAAGGAGCGCAACATCACCTTGCTCGCCGCCCGCGCGGCGCGCGCCTTCCATGAGATGTATCCGATGCGCGAGAGCATCGTGGAGCCGGGCCGGGTCTATCGCCAGATCTCCTACGGCCCGCATCTCGACGTCTTCATGCTGGACGAGCGCAGCTATCGCGGCCCCAACGGACCGAACCTGGAAACGGAATACGGCCCCGCATCCTATTTCCTCGGCCCGGACCAGATGGCCTGGCTGAAGCGCGGCCTGCTCAACTCGCGTGCGACCTGGAGGGTGATCGCCTCCGACATGCCGCTCAGCATCCTGGTTTACGACGATGCTGCGAACAAGAAGGGGTCGGAAGCCTTCGCGCAAGGCGACGGCCCGGTGCGCGGGAGAGAGTTCGAGATCGCCGACCTCCTGCGCTTCATCAAGATGGCGCCGATCAGGAACACGGTGTGGCTGACCGCCGACGTGCACTATACGGCTGCGAACTATTACAATCCGGACAAGGCGCAGTTCCAGGAGTTCGAGCCGTTCTGGGAATTCGTCTCGGGCCCCTTGCATGCCGGAACGTTCGGACCGGGTGAGATGGACAACACGTTTGGACCCGAGGTGCGTTTCGTCAAGGCGCCCGGCCTCGACAAGCAGAACCTGCCGCCATCCGCCGGCATGCAGTTCTTCGGTCATGTCAAGATCGACGGCGCCAGCGGCCAGATGACGGTGACATTGCGCGACCGCGCCGACGTCGCGCTGTGGTCGACCACGCTCGATCCGAAGCTTGCCTAA
- a CDS encoding response regulator: protein MQPSIDEIMQRPSFDGSDVPDDVLIVEDDPIIAIDFEDRLLGFGVKHVRTVASVVRALDAIIDRMPDFALLDVELVREKSFAIAERLVALKIPFVFVTGYGAETRIPPEFAGVPRLQKPCSSDALEAALRARASR, encoded by the coding sequence ATGCAGCCCTCAATCGACGAGATCATGCAACGCCCCTCATTCGACGGCAGTGATGTCCCCGACGACGTGCTGATCGTTGAGGACGATCCCATCATCGCGATCGATTTCGAGGACCGCCTGCTCGGCTTCGGCGTGAAGCACGTGCGTACCGTTGCTTCGGTCGTGCGTGCGCTGGATGCGATCATCGACCGCATGCCCGACTTCGCGCTGCTTGATGTCGAGTTGGTGCGTGAAAAGAGCTTTGCGATCGCCGAGCGCCTGGTTGCGCTGAAAATCCCGTTCGTCTTCGTCACCGGCTACGGTGCCGAGACGCGGATTCCGCCTGAGTTCGCCGGCGTACCGCGATTGCAAAAGCCCTGCTCGAGTGATGCCTTGGAGGCCGCGCTGCGCGCGCGGGCCTCCAGGTAG
- a CDS encoding TAXI family TRAP transporter solute-binding subunit, whose protein sequence is MKPSLKRLYGRSMTGDLDLAETPTPTSPRSAARKTMLVSLAFVLAIVGALVGGYYFAMRPVTLKVAVGPANSDDVKVVQALTQAFVQSKGYVRLRPVQTDGATASAEALAENKVDLAIIRGDLDVPKNAQAVATLRKNVVVLWVPPAGKGKKKGAKITKIAQLAGHRIGVVGRTQANVNLLKVILQQYGVDPAKVEIVQFPANEAAEAIRTQKADVYLAAGPVNSKITADAIAASTKDGGTPTFLAIDSADAIAQNHPVYEAAEIPAGTFGGSPDRPDDEVKTISFAHHIVARKGLSETTVAAFTRQLFAIRQQLVTEFPLAAKIETPDTDKDAVIPVHPGAAAFVDGEEKTFLDRYSDYIWWSLMALSAMGSIGAWFAGYLKKDERDNNSHLRERLLDMIAAARRSETVDELDQMQGEADDILRDTLRCFDHGAIEEGALTAFNIALEQFHTAIADRKAVLLSLPQNLQRAGAQFRAAGNA, encoded by the coding sequence GACCATGCTCGTTTCGCTCGCGTTCGTGCTCGCCATCGTCGGCGCGCTCGTCGGCGGCTATTATTTCGCTATGCGCCCGGTGACGCTGAAGGTCGCCGTTGGCCCGGCCAACAGCGACGACGTCAAGGTCGTGCAGGCGCTGACCCAAGCCTTCGTCCAGAGCAAGGGCTATGTCCGGCTGCGTCCGGTCCAGACCGACGGCGCCACCGCAAGCGCCGAGGCGCTCGCCGAGAACAAGGTCGACCTCGCCATCATCCGCGGCGATCTCGACGTGCCGAAGAACGCCCAGGCCGTCGCCACCCTGCGCAAGAACGTCGTCGTGCTGTGGGTCCCACCGGCCGGCAAGGGCAAGAAGAAGGGCGCCAAGATCACCAAGATCGCGCAGCTCGCCGGTCATCGCATCGGCGTGGTCGGCCGCACCCAGGCCAACGTCAATCTCCTCAAGGTGATCCTCCAACAATATGGCGTCGATCCGGCCAAGGTGGAGATCGTGCAATTCCCGGCCAATGAAGCCGCCGAAGCGATCCGCACCCAGAAGGCCGACGTCTATCTCGCGGCCGGCCCCGTCAACAGCAAGATCACCGCGGATGCGATCGCCGCCTCCACCAAGGACGGCGGCACGCCGACCTTCCTCGCGATCGATTCGGCCGACGCCATCGCGCAGAACCATCCGGTCTATGAAGCCGCCGAGATCCCCGCCGGCACCTTTGGCGGCTCGCCCGACCGACCCGATGACGAGGTCAAGACGATCAGCTTCGCCCACCACATCGTGGCGCGCAAAGGCCTGTCGGAAACCACCGTCGCCGCCTTCACCCGGCAGCTCTTCGCGATACGCCAGCAGCTGGTGACGGAATTCCCGCTGGCGGCGAAGATCGAGACGCCCGACACCGACAAGGACGCCGTGATCCCGGTACATCCGGGCGCGGCCGCCTTCGTCGACGGCGAGGAAAAGACCTTCCTCGACAGATACAGCGACTACATCTGGTGGAGCCTGATGGCGCTCTCGGCGATGGGCTCGATCGGCGCCTGGTTCGCCGGCTATCTGAAGAAGGACGAGCGCGACAACAACAGCCATCTGCGCGAGCGGCTGCTGGACATGATCGCGGCGGCACGGCGCTCGGAGACCGTCGACGAGCTCGACCAGATGCAAGGCGAGGCCGACGACATCCTGCGCGACACGCTGCGGTGCTTCGACCACGGCGCCATCGAGGAAGGCGCGCTGACGGCCTTCAACATCGCGCTGGAGCAGTTCCACACCGCGATCGCCGATCGCAAGGCGGTTCTGCTCAGCCTGCCGCAGAACCTGCAGCGCGCAGGCGCCCAATTCCGCGCCGCCGGCAACGCCTAA